In a single window of the Haladaptatus sp. R4 genome:
- a CDS encoding acetamidase/formamidase family protein, giving the protein MSSTPTPDHRISAQDEHVHTSWSRDHEPIRTVESGDVVRFECRDATNGRLDADSTVEDVSALVGTLPGHPLTGPVAVEGAKPGDVLAVELLSFEHEGIGFTYCYGGDEGTGLLPEDFDEPGLHVWELEGDVGHFVDGIEVPLAPFPGNLGVAPADDGEHSTVPPRRVGGNLDVKHLTAGSTLYLPVEVDGALFSIGDCHGAQGDGEVCITGIEAPMSVTTRLRVVSGMDIEQPQFETDAFAATRGERAYGTTGISDDLMDASKKAIRHMITHLHENHGLSRTDAYLLCSATVDLKINEVVDAPNWVVSAYLPQSIFPENDTK; this is encoded by the coding sequence ATGTCATCGACACCCACTCCCGACCACCGTATCTCCGCGCAGGACGAACACGTCCACACGAGTTGGAGCCGCGACCACGAACCGATTCGAACGGTCGAATCCGGCGACGTGGTCCGATTCGAGTGCCGCGACGCGACGAACGGCCGACTCGACGCGGACTCGACCGTCGAGGACGTTTCAGCCCTCGTCGGAACCCTCCCCGGCCACCCGTTGACGGGACCGGTGGCGGTGGAGGGGGCGAAACCGGGGGACGTTCTCGCGGTCGAACTGCTGTCGTTCGAGCACGAAGGAATCGGCTTCACGTACTGTTACGGGGGTGACGAAGGAACGGGATTGCTCCCCGAGGATTTCGATGAACCGGGCTTGCACGTCTGGGAACTGGAGGGAGACGTCGGCCACTTCGTGGACGGAATCGAAGTCCCGCTGGCTCCGTTTCCGGGTAACCTCGGCGTCGCACCCGCCGACGACGGAGAACACAGCACGGTCCCGCCGCGTCGGGTCGGCGGGAACCTCGACGTAAAGCACCTGACAGCCGGTTCGACGCTCTACCTCCCCGTCGAAGTCGACGGCGCGCTGTTCAGCATCGGCGACTGTCACGGGGCACAGGGGGACGGCGAGGTCTGCATCACGGGTATCGAAGCGCCGATGTCGGTGACGACGCGACTCCGCGTCGTCTCCGGGATGGACATCGAACAACCGCAGTTCGAGACCGACGCCTTCGCCGCGACCCGCGGCGAACGGGCCTACGGAACGACCGGCATCAGCGACGACCTGATGGACGCCAGCAAGAAGGCGATTCGACACATGATCACCCACCTCCACGAAAATCACGGGTTGAGCCGGACGGACGCCTATCTGCTGTGTTCCGCGACCGTCGATCTGAAAATCAACGAGGTCGTGGACGCCCCGAACTGGGTCGTCTCGGCGTACCTCCCGCAATCCATCTTTCC
- a CDS encoding SDR family NAD(P)-dependent oxidoreductase, with amino-acid sequence MSVLDAFSLDGKTAIVTGGNRGIGRAIATALAEAGADVVVANRNGPAGKTAADELADETGVETLAVECDVADEDAVEAMVEATVERFGGVDILVNNAGIVVHEAMETMTLDEWRDVIDVNLTGTFLCSRAAGREMIENGGGTILNVSSMSAFIANHPQRQVAYNTSKAGLEGFKNQLASEWAEHGIRVNNIAPGYIATDNADQGAEAVENAVDVWKGEMLHEEIASPDALGPTAVYLASDASAYMTGETVVLDGGYTVR; translated from the coding sequence ATGTCCGTACTCGACGCGTTCTCACTCGACGGAAAGACGGCTATCGTGACCGGCGGAAACCGTGGTATCGGTCGTGCAATCGCAACCGCGCTCGCGGAGGCGGGCGCGGACGTCGTCGTCGCGAACCGGAACGGACCGGCAGGGAAAACCGCGGCGGACGAACTCGCCGACGAGACGGGAGTGGAGACGCTCGCCGTCGAATGTGACGTGGCCGACGAAGATGCGGTTGAAGCGATGGTCGAAGCGACCGTCGAGCGGTTCGGCGGCGTGGATATCCTCGTCAACAACGCCGGAATCGTCGTGCACGAGGCCATGGAAACCATGACCTTGGACGAGTGGCGCGACGTCATCGACGTGAACCTTACGGGGACGTTCCTCTGTTCGCGCGCCGCCGGTCGTGAGATGATCGAAAACGGCGGCGGCACCATTTTGAACGTCTCCTCCATGTCCGCATTCATCGCCAATCACCCACAACGGCAGGTCGCCTACAACACTTCGAAGGCCGGGTTGGAAGGGTTCAAGAACCAACTCGCCTCCGAGTGGGCGGAACACGGCATCCGCGTGAACAACATCGCGCCGGGCTACATCGCCACCGACAACGCCGACCAAGGGGCGGAAGCGGTCGAAAACGCCGTCGATGTCTGGAAAGGGGAGATGTTACACGAGGAAATCGCGTCCCCGGACGCGCTCGGTCCGACGGCGGTGTACCTCGCGAGCGATGCATCGGCGTACATGACCGGTGAGACGGTCGTTCTCGACGGCGGATACACGGTTCGGTAG
- a CDS encoding glycoside hydrolase family 92 protein: MFSLWDTFRAEHPLLNIVEPKVQEDAIKSLLDMYEHGGWLPKWEFANRYTNVMIADHATSIIGESMVKGLTEGYDTDLAYEAMYKNSTRMPGDDTYYAGRLGLDKYTEYGYIPEDDKGNAGGSVSTTLEGSYNDFAIAQAADLLGKDDDYETYMKRAGFYENVFDPDTKFMRPRLADGSWYSPDDGEWKPTDWGGFTEGNSWSYTWHTLQDIGGLVDLMGEETFVERLDHMFDEFVYPSWNDPFTHYWQGNEPSHHAPYLYPFAGQPWKTQEVVQDVMNSLYTTGPGGVPGNEDVGQMSAWYVMSAMGFYAVTPASGSYVIGSPAFETVTINLPDYHYGGGQFVVDTTGAEYDGDRYRYIQNAHLNGDVHRESWFDHADLEDGGELRLHMGTEKNTDWGVTPKGAVSPPPSMSDD; encoded by the coding sequence ATGTTCTCGCTGTGGGACACCTTTCGCGCCGAACATCCGCTCCTGAACATCGTGGAGCCGAAGGTGCAGGAAGACGCCATCAAATCCCTGCTCGACATGTACGAGCACGGGGGCTGGCTTCCGAAGTGGGAGTTCGCCAATCGGTACACGAACGTGATGATCGCCGACCACGCGACCTCCATCATCGGCGAATCGATGGTGAAAGGGCTCACCGAGGGCTACGATACCGACCTGGCGTACGAGGCGATGTACAAGAACTCGACGCGGATGCCTGGCGACGACACGTACTACGCCGGACGTCTCGGTCTCGACAAGTACACCGAGTACGGATACATCCCCGAGGACGACAAGGGGAACGCGGGCGGGTCCGTTTCCACGACGCTGGAGGGGAGTTACAACGACTTCGCCATCGCACAGGCGGCCGACCTGCTCGGGAAGGACGACGACTACGAGACGTACATGAAACGCGCCGGGTTCTACGAGAACGTCTTCGACCCCGACACGAAGTTCATGCGGCCACGGCTCGCGGACGGGTCGTGGTACTCGCCGGACGACGGGGAATGGAAACCGACCGACTGGGGCGGGTTCACCGAGGGGAACTCGTGGTCGTACACGTGGCACACTCTCCAGGACATCGGCGGCCTCGTGGATCTGATGGGAGAGGAGACGTTCGTCGAGCGCCTCGACCACATGTTCGACGAGTTCGTCTATCCCAGTTGGAACGACCCGTTCACCCACTACTGGCAGGGGAACGAGCCGTCGCATCACGCCCCGTACCTGTACCCCTTCGCGGGACAGCCGTGGAAAACACAGGAGGTCGTCCAGGACGTCATGAACTCGCTGTACACGACGGGACCGGGTGGGGTTCCGGGTAACGAGGACGTCGGACAGATGTCCGCGTGGTACGTCATGAGTGCCATGGGTTTCTACGCCGTCACGCCCGCGAGCGGAAGCTACGTCATCGGTTCCCCGGCGTTCGAAACCGTGACCATCAACCTGCCCGACTACCACTACGGCGGCGGCCAGTTCGTCGTCGACACGACCGGGGCGGAGTACGACGGCGACCGGTATCGCTACATCCAGAACGCGCACCTGAACGGGGACGTTCACCGCGAGAGTTGGTTCGACCACGCCGACCTCGAAGACGGCGGTGAACTTCGACTCCACATGGGGACGGAGAAGAACACCGATTGGGGTGTCACGCCGAAGGGAGCGGTCAGTCCGCCGCCATCGATGAGCGACGACTGA